A region of Pseudomonas sp. Marseille-Q3773 DNA encodes the following proteins:
- a CDS encoding AGE family epimerase/isomerase has translation MNTHNLPATHWLDTPAHSAWRLAEAQRLLAFAKAAKLPDGYGSLDARGQLPPGARADTLNTARMTHCFALAHLQGLPGYLAYVEHGVAALRGAMRDVTYGGWFAHPEGDTDSGKTAYLHAFVGLAASSAVLADAVNASALLEDAVQMLDAHFWSEEEGALRETFSRAWQLPEPYRGANSNMHAVEAFLALADVTGHSLWLHRALRIAERIIHSHAAANGYRVIEHFDALWQPLPHYNQERPADQFRPYGSTPGHALEWARLLLHLEASLDQAGLDVPGWLHDDARALFDTACLQAWNVDGAEGFIYTLDWADRPVVRARLHWVHAEACAAAAALLQRTGEAQYEQWYQRCWDFIANHFIDLVAGSWHHELDAHNQPAGTLWPGKPDLYHAYQALLLPGLPLAPSLASCLAGNVTKR, from the coding sequence ATGAATACTCATAACCTGCCTGCCACCCACTGGCTCGACACCCCGGCCCACAGCGCCTGGCGCCTGGCCGAAGCGCAGCGCCTGCTGGCGTTCGCCAAGGCTGCGAAACTGCCCGACGGCTATGGCAGTCTCGATGCCAGGGGGCAGCTTCCCCCCGGCGCGCGCGCCGACACCCTGAACACCGCGCGCATGACCCACTGCTTCGCCCTGGCCCACCTGCAGGGTCTGCCCGGTTACCTGGCTTATGTCGAACACGGCGTGGCGGCTCTGCGCGGCGCCATGCGGGATGTCACCTACGGCGGCTGGTTCGCCCACCCCGAGGGCGATACCGACAGCGGCAAGACGGCCTACCTGCATGCCTTCGTCGGCCTGGCCGCCAGCTCGGCCGTGCTGGCCGACGCTGTCAATGCCTCTGCCCTGCTGGAAGACGCGGTGCAGATGCTTGACGCGCATTTCTGGAGCGAAGAGGAGGGTGCCCTCAGGGAAACCTTCTCCCGGGCCTGGCAGTTGCCCGAGCCGTACCGTGGCGCCAACAGCAACATGCACGCGGTGGAAGCCTTCCTGGCCCTGGCCGACGTCACCGGCCACAGCCTCTGGCTGCACCGCGCCCTGCGCATCGCCGAGCGCATCATCCATAGTCATGCCGCTGCCAACGGTTACCGTGTCATCGAGCATTTCGACGCTCTCTGGCAGCCACTGCCGCACTACAACCAGGAGCGCCCTGCCGACCAGTTCCGGCCTTATGGCAGCACGCCCGGGCATGCGCTGGAATGGGCGCGGCTGCTGCTGCACCTGGAGGCCAGCCTCGATCAGGCCGGCCTGGATGTCCCGGGCTGGCTGCACGACGACGCCCGCGCGCTGTTCGACACGGCCTGCCTGCAGGCGTGGAACGTCGATGGCGCGGAGGGGTTCATCTACACCCTAGACTGGGCCGATCGCCCGGTGGTGCGCGCGCGCCTGCATTGGGTGCACGCCGAGGCCTGCGCCGCTGCGGCGGCCCTGCTGCAACGCACCGGTGAGGCGCAATACGAGCAGTGGTATCAGCGCTGCTGGGACTTCATTGCCAACCATTTCATCGACCTGGTTGCGGGAAGCTGGCACCACGAACTCGATGCGCACAACCAGCCGGCCGGGACGCTGTGGCCGGGCAAGCCCGACCTCTACCATGCCTACCAGGCGCTGCTGTTGCCAGGCCTGCCATTGGCGCCGAGCCTGGCCAGCTGTCTGGCTGGCAATGTAACCAAACGATGA
- a CDS encoding ABC transporter substrate-binding protein — protein sequence MNSTFRLAAAISIASLAASLFPLTALAADSKGSVEVVHWWTSGGEKAAVDVLKAQVEKDGFTWKDGAVAGGGGATAMTVLKSRAVAGNPPGVAQIKGPDIQDWAATGLLDADVLKDVAKEEKWDTLLDKKVADTVKYEGDYVAVPVNIHRINWLWINPEVFKKAGIDQAPTTLDEFYAAADKLKAAGFIPLAHGGQPWQDSTVFESVVLAVMGVDGYKKALVDLDNAALTGPQMIKALTELKKVATYMDPDGKGQDWNLEAAKVINGKAGMQIMGDWAKSEWTLAKKTAGKDYQCVPFPGTDKAFLYNIDSLVVFKQNDEGTAAGQQDIARKVLGQDFQKVFSTNKGSIPVRNDMLADMGKYGFDACAQTSARDFLADAKSGGLQPSMAHNMATTLAVQGAFFDVVTNYINDPKADPADAAKKLAAAIKAAQ from the coding sequence ATGAACTCCACGTTTCGTCTCGCTGCCGCAATTTCCATCGCCTCGCTCGCGGCTTCGCTGTTTCCACTGACTGCCTTGGCTGCCGATTCCAAAGGCAGTGTCGAGGTGGTGCACTGGTGGACATCCGGTGGTGAAAAAGCGGCGGTCGATGTGCTCAAGGCCCAGGTCGAGAAAGATGGCTTCACCTGGAAGGACGGCGCTGTCGCCGGCGGCGGTGGTGCCACGGCCATGACCGTACTCAAGAGCCGCGCCGTGGCGGGCAACCCGCCGGGTGTCGCGCAGATCAAGGGCCCGGACATCCAGGACTGGGCAGCCACCGGCTTGCTCGACGCCGATGTGCTCAAGGATGTGGCCAAGGAAGAGAAGTGGGACACGCTGCTCGACAAGAAGGTCGCTGACACCGTGAAGTATGAGGGTGATTACGTCGCCGTACCGGTGAACATCCATCGTATCAACTGGCTGTGGATCAACCCCGAAGTCTTCAAGAAAGCCGGCATCGACCAGGCGCCGACCACCCTCGACGAATTCTATGCCGCCGCCGACAAGCTCAAGGCTGCCGGCTTCATCCCACTCGCCCACGGCGGCCAGCCATGGCAGGACAGCACCGTATTCGAAAGCGTGGTGCTGGCGGTGATGGGTGTCGATGGTTACAAGAAGGCCCTGGTCGACCTCGACAATGCGGCACTGACCGGCCCGCAGATGATCAAGGCGCTGACCGAGCTGAAGAAGGTCGCCACCTATATGGACCCGGATGGCAAGGGCCAGGACTGGAACCTAGAAGCGGCCAAAGTCATCAACGGCAAGGCCGGCATGCAGATCATGGGTGACTGGGCCAAGAGCGAATGGACCCTGGCGAAGAAAACCGCCGGCAAGGACTACCAGTGCGTGCCATTCCCCGGTACGGACAAGGCGTTCCTGTACAACATCGACTCGCTGGTGGTGTTCAAGCAGAACGACGAAGGCACCGCCGCCGGCCAGCAGGACATTGCACGCAAAGTGCTGGGCCAGGACTTCCAGAAAGTTTTCAGCACCAACAAGGGTTCCATCCCGGTACGCAACGACATGCTGGCCGACATGGGCAAGTATGGCTTCGATGCGTGCGCGCAAACCTCTGCCAGGGACTTCCTCGCCGACGCCAAGAGCGGCGGGCTGCAGCCGAGCATGGCGCACAACATGGCCACCACGCTGGCCGTGCAGGGCGCATTCTTCGATGTGGTGACCAACTACATCAACGACCCGAAGGCCGACCCGGCCGATGCGGCGAAGAAGCTGGCGGCGGCGATCAAGGCAGCCCAGTAA
- a CDS encoding sugar ABC transporter permease: MSTITAQLRASPLDALQRWLPKLVLAPSMFIVLVGFYGYILWTFVLSFTTSTFLPTYKWAGLAQYARLFDNDRWWVASKNLLLFGGLFIAISLVIGVLLAVLLDQRIRREGFIRTIYLYPMALSMIVTGTAWKWLLNPGMGLDKLLRDWGWEGFRLDWLIDPDRVVYCLVIAAVWQASGFIMAMFLAGLRGVDPSIIRAAQIDGASLPRIYWRVVLPSLRPVFFSSLMILAHIAIKSFDLVAAMTAGGPGYSSDLPAMFMYSFTFSRGQMGMGSASAILMLGAILAILVPYLYSELRSKRHA; encoded by the coding sequence ATGAGCACAATTACCGCCCAATTGCGGGCCTCACCCCTGGACGCGCTTCAGCGCTGGCTGCCCAAGCTGGTACTGGCGCCAAGCATGTTCATCGTCCTGGTGGGCTTCTACGGCTACATCCTCTGGACCTTTGTCCTGTCCTTCACCACATCGACCTTCCTGCCGACCTACAAGTGGGCCGGCCTGGCCCAGTATGCCCGGCTGTTCGACAACGATCGCTGGTGGGTGGCGAGCAAGAACCTGCTGCTGTTCGGCGGCCTGTTCATCGCCATCAGCCTGGTCATTGGCGTGCTGCTGGCAGTCCTGCTGGACCAGCGTATCCGCCGCGAAGGCTTCATCCGCACCATCTACCTGTACCCCATGGCGCTGTCGATGATCGTCACCGGCACTGCCTGGAAGTGGCTGCTCAACCCGGGCATGGGCCTGGACAAGCTGCTGCGTGACTGGGGCTGGGAGGGTTTCCGCCTGGACTGGCTGATCGACCCGGACCGGGTGGTGTACTGCCTGGTGATCGCTGCGGTCTGGCAGGCATCGGGCTTCATCATGGCGATGTTCCTCGCCGGCTTGCGCGGTGTCGACCCGTCGATCATCCGCGCTGCCCAGATCGACGGCGCCAGCCTGCCGCGCATTTACTGGCGTGTGGTGCTGCCCAGCCTGCGCCCGGTGTTCTTCAGCTCGCTGATGATTCTCGCGCACATTGCCATCAAGAGCTTTGACCTGGTGGCGGCGATGACTGCCGGCGGACCGGGTTATTCCTCCGACCTGCCGGCGATGTTCATGTATTCATTCACCTTCAGCCGCGGCCAGATGGGCATGGGCTCGGCCAGCGCCATTCTCATGCTCGGGGCGATCCTGGCGATCCTCGTGCCTTACCTGTACTCGGAGCTGCGGAGCAAGCGCCATGCATAG
- a CDS encoding carbohydrate ABC transporter permease has protein sequence MHSPVDKPVLSLSRIAIHAVLLLAVLLYLVPLVVMLLTSFKTPDDISTGNLLSWPVVFSGIGWAKAWATVSGYFWNSIMITVPAVLISTAIGALNGYVLSMWRFRGSQLFFGLLLFGCFLPFQTVLLPASFTLGKLGLASTTSGLVLVHVVYGLAFTTLFFRNFYVSIPDALVKAARLDGAGFFTIFRRIILPMSTPIIMVCLIWQFTQIWNDFLFGVVFSSGDSQPITVALNNLVNTSTGAKEYNVDMAAAMIAGLPTLLVYVVAGKYFVRGLTAGAVKG, from the coding sequence ATGCATAGCCCTGTCGACAAACCAGTGCTGAGCCTCAGCCGCATCGCCATCCACGCGGTACTGTTGCTGGCCGTGTTGCTGTACCTGGTGCCGCTGGTGGTGATGCTGCTGACCAGCTTCAAGACCCCGGACGATATCAGCACCGGCAACCTGCTGAGCTGGCCGGTGGTGTTCAGCGGTATCGGTTGGGCCAAGGCCTGGGCCACGGTCAGCGGGTACTTCTGGAACTCGATCATGATCACCGTGCCGGCGGTACTGATTTCCACCGCCATTGGTGCGTTGAACGGCTACGTGCTGTCGATGTGGCGCTTCCGCGGCTCGCAGCTGTTCTTCGGCCTGCTGCTGTTCGGCTGCTTCCTGCCGTTCCAGACCGTGCTGCTGCCGGCCTCGTTCACCCTCGGCAAGCTCGGCCTGGCCAGCACCACCAGTGGCCTGGTACTGGTGCACGTGGTCTATGGCCTGGCCTTTACCACGCTGTTCTTCCGCAACTTCTACGTCAGCATCCCTGATGCGCTGGTCAAGGCTGCGCGGCTGGATGGCGCCGGGTTCTTCACCATCTTCCGCCGCATCATCCTGCCGATGTCCACGCCCATCATCATGGTCTGCCTGATCTGGCAATTCACCCAGATCTGGAACGACTTCCTGTTTGGCGTGGTGTTCTCCAGCGGCGACTCGCAACCGATCACCGTGGCCTTGAACAACCTGGTCAACACCAGTACCGGGGCCAAGGAATACAACGTCGACATGGCGGCGGCGATGATCGCCGGCCTGCCAACCCTGCTGGTCTATGTGGTGGCAGGCAAATATTTCGTCCGCGGCCTGACGGCTGGCGCGGTAAAGGGGTAA
- the ugpC gene encoding sn-glycerol-3-phosphate ABC transporter ATP-binding protein UgpC — translation MATLELRNVNKTYGSGLPDTLKDIQLSIKDGEFLILVGPSGCGKSTLMNCIAGLEQITGGAILIDQQDVSGMSPKDRDIAMVFQSYALYPTMSVRENIEFGLKIRKLPQAAIDEEVARVAKLLQIEHLLARKPAQLSGGQQQRVAMGRALARRPKIYLFDEPLSNLDAKLRVEMRTEMKLMHQRLKTTTVYVTHDQIEAMTLGDKVAVMKDGIIQQFGTPQQIYNDPANQFVASFIGSPPMNFIPVRLTKQDGRLLALLDSGQARCELPLGLVADEHEGREIILGIRPEQIALGTAEGNGLPGIRAEVQVTEPTGPDLLVFVTLNQTKVCCRLAPDVACQVGDNLNLQFDPARVLLFDADSGERLPLASSAAAVKDNVAHFKGR, via the coding sequence ATGGCAACGCTCGAACTTCGCAATGTGAACAAGACCTACGGCAGCGGCCTGCCGGACACCCTCAAGGACATCCAGCTGTCGATCAAGGATGGCGAGTTCCTGATACTGGTCGGCCCGTCGGGCTGCGGCAAATCGACCCTGATGAATTGCATTGCCGGCCTGGAGCAGATCACCGGCGGGGCGATCCTCATCGACCAGCAGGATGTCAGCGGCATGAGCCCCAAGGACCGCGACATCGCCATGGTGTTCCAGTCCTATGCGCTGTACCCGACCATGAGCGTGCGCGAGAACATCGAGTTCGGCCTGAAGATCCGCAAGCTGCCCCAGGCTGCCATCGACGAGGAGGTGGCGCGGGTGGCCAAGCTGCTGCAGATCGAGCATCTGCTGGCGCGCAAACCGGCACAGCTGTCCGGCGGCCAGCAGCAGCGCGTGGCCATGGGCCGGGCGCTGGCGCGGCGGCCGAAGATCTACCTGTTCGATGAACCGCTGTCCAACCTCGATGCCAAGCTGCGTGTCGAGATGCGCACCGAAATGAAGCTGATGCACCAGCGCCTGAAGACCACCACCGTGTACGTCACCCATGACCAGATCGAGGCCATGACCCTGGGCGACAAGGTGGCGGTGATGAAGGACGGCATCATCCAGCAGTTCGGCACCCCGCAACAGATCTACAACGACCCGGCCAACCAGTTTGTCGCCAGCTTCATCGGTTCGCCGCCGATGAACTTCATCCCGGTACGCCTGACCAAACAGGATGGCCGCCTGCTGGCGCTGCTCGACAGCGGCCAGGCGCGTTGCGAACTGCCTCTGGGGCTGGTTGCCGACGAACACGAGGGGCGCGAGATCATTCTGGGTATCCGCCCCGAGCAGATCGCGTTGGGCACCGCAGAGGGCAACGGCTTGCCGGGCATCCGCGCCGAGGTGCAGGTGACCGAGCCTACCGGGCCGGACCTGCTGGTGTTCGTCACCCTCAACCAGACCAAGGTCTGCTGCCGCCTGGCGCCCGATGTGGCGTGCCAGGTAGGTGACAACCTGAACCTGCAGTTCGACCCGGCCCGGGTGCTGCTGTTCGACGCCGACAGCGGCGAGCGCCTGCCCCTGGCCAGCTCCGCCGCAGCAGTAAAGGACAACGTGGCTCACTTCAAGGGCCGTTGA
- a CDS encoding carbohydrate porin — MEQRKRIRTLGSLALLAIVGSSGAQAAEAFSSESKWMTGDWGGTRTELLEKGYDFTLDYVGEVAGNLHGGYNDDKTARYSDQFALGAHLDLQKILGWHDAEFKLAITERSGRNLSNDRISDPRAGQFSSVQEVWGRGQTWRLTQMWIKQKYFDGALDVKFGRFGEGEDFNSFPCDFQNLAFCGSQVGNWVGGIWYNWPVSQWALRVKYNITPEFFVQVGAFEQNPSNLETGNGFKLSGSGTKGAILPVEAVWSPKVNGLPGEYRLGYYYSTAKADDVFDDVNGNPQALTGEAFKSHSSKHGWWVVAQQQVTAHAGDVNRGLSLFANFTVHDKATNVVDNYQQVGLVYKGAFDARPKDDIGFGVARIHVNDDVKKRAELLNAQSGIDDYDNPGFVPLQRTEYNAELYYGFHVTNWLTVRPNLQYIKSPGGVDEVDNALVAGLKIQSSF; from the coding sequence ATGGAACAGCGCAAACGCATCAGGACATTGGGTTCGCTGGCCTTGCTTGCCATCGTTGGCAGCAGCGGCGCGCAGGCTGCCGAGGCCTTTTCCAGCGAATCGAAATGGATGACCGGCGACTGGGGCGGCACCCGCACCGAACTGCTGGAAAAAGGTTACGACTTCACCCTGGATTATGTCGGCGAGGTAGCCGGCAACCTGCACGGCGGCTACAACGACGACAAGACCGCGCGCTACAGCGACCAGTTCGCCCTGGGCGCACACCTCGACCTGCAGAAAATCCTCGGCTGGCACGATGCCGAGTTCAAACTGGCGATCACCGAGCGCAGTGGCCGCAACCTGTCCAACGACCGCATCAGCGACCCGCGCGCCGGGCAGTTCAGCTCGGTGCAGGAAGTGTGGGGCCGCGGCCAGACCTGGCGCCTGACCCAGATGTGGATCAAGCAGAAGTACTTCGACGGCGCGCTGGACGTGAAATTCGGCCGCTTCGGCGAAGGCGAGGATTTCAACAGCTTCCCTTGCGACTTCCAGAACCTGGCCTTCTGTGGCTCGCAGGTGGGCAACTGGGTCGGTGGCATCTGGTACAACTGGCCGGTGAGCCAGTGGGCACTGCGGGTCAAGTACAACATCACCCCGGAATTCTTCGTCCAAGTCGGCGCCTTCGAGCAGAACCCTTCCAACCTGGAAACCGGCAACGGTTTCAAGCTCAGCGGCAGCGGCACCAAGGGCGCGATATTGCCAGTGGAAGCGGTGTGGTCACCCAAGGTCAACGGCCTGCCGGGTGAGTACCGCCTGGGTTACTACTACAGCACGGCCAAGGCCGATGATGTGTTCGACGATGTCAACGGCAACCCGCAGGCGCTGACTGGCGAAGCCTTCAAGTCGCACTCCAGCAAGCATGGCTGGTGGGTCGTGGCACAGCAGCAGGTGACCGCCCACGCTGGCGATGTCAACCGCGGCCTGAGCCTGTTTGCCAACTTCACCGTGCACGACAAGGCCACCAACGTGGTCGACAACTACCAGCAGGTCGGGTTGGTCTACAAAGGCGCCTTCGATGCCCGGCCCAAGGACGATATCGGTTTTGGCGTGGCACGCATTCATGTGAATGACGACGTGAAGAAGCGCGCCGAGCTGCTCAATGCCCAGAGCGGTATCGACGATTATGACAATCCCGGCTTCGTGCCGCTGCAACGCACTGAGTACAACGCCGAGCTCTATTACGGCTTCCACGTCACCAACTGGCTGACCGTGCGGCCCAACCTGCAATACATCAAGAGCCCCGGCGGAGTCGACGAGGTGGACAATGCGCTGGTCGCGGGCTTGAAGATTCAGTCGTCATTCTAA
- a CDS encoding D-hexose-6-phosphate mutarotase: protein MPEHPLHRFFTSQRPRPTFEWERYQQRDVLIIDHPRCQAVFSRQGAQLLHFQPTGERPWLWCAEQWPQVGAIRGGVPVCWPWYGRHPSEDLWPAHGWARLLDWKLVDSREDEEGVTLKWRLDLCDWQVDLHARLGSRMELSLSTEHQDSEPCQLSHALLAYWCISDVSEIALSGLEDIEGYDRLNRQACREDGALKLKGGCQKVYPGTPRVQLQDPAWQRELCIDTSDSDDTVVWHPGNRPLMGVSGRECQRFVCVEAASGSGEGLSLAPGQRAHLRLQAHRLS, encoded by the coding sequence ATGCCCGAACATCCGCTTCATCGCTTCTTCACCTCGCAGCGGCCCCGGCCGACTTTCGAGTGGGAGCGTTACCAGCAGCGCGATGTGCTGATCATCGACCACCCACGCTGCCAGGCGGTGTTCAGCCGCCAGGGCGCGCAACTGCTGCACTTCCAGCCGACCGGCGAACGGCCCTGGCTGTGGTGTGCCGAGCAGTGGCCGCAGGTCGGGGCGATTCGCGGTGGCGTGCCGGTGTGCTGGCCCTGGTATGGCCGTCACCCCAGCGAAGACCTGTGGCCGGCCCATGGCTGGGCGCGCCTGCTGGACTGGAAACTGGTCGACAGCCGCGAGGACGAGGAGGGCGTTACCCTGAAGTGGCGGCTGGACCTGTGCGACTGGCAGGTCGACCTGCATGCCCGGCTGGGCAGCCGCATGGAGCTGAGCCTGAGCACCGAGCACCAGGACAGCGAACCCTGCCAGCTGAGCCATGCCCTGCTGGCCTACTGGTGTATCAGTGACGTGTCCGAGATAGCGCTGTCCGGGCTCGAGGACATCGAAGGCTATGACCGCCTCAACCGCCAGGCCTGCCGCGAGGATGGCGCGCTGAAGCTCAAGGGCGGGTGCCAGAAGGTCTACCCCGGCACGCCACGGGTGCAATTGCAGGACCCGGCCTGGCAGCGTGAGCTGTGCATCGATACCAGCGACAGTGACGACACCGTGGTCTGGCACCCGGGCAATCGCCCGTTGATGGGGGTGAGCGGCCGCGAATGCCAGCGCTTCGTCTGCGTCGAGGCCGCCAGCGGCAGTGGCGAAGGCCTGAGCCTGGCGCCGGGGCAGCGTGCCCACCTGCGTTTGCAGGCGCACCGGCTCAGTTGA
- the hexR gene encoding DNA-binding transcriptional regulator HexR, producing the protein MRNLLEQIQGRLDELNKAERKVAEVILLNPQQATRFSIAALAQAAKVSEPTVNRFCRSFGVSGYPELKLQLAQSLASGAAYVSRAVEADDDPAAYTQKIFASAIASLDSACQQLDPQQVSRAVDMMIQARQIHFFGLGASAPVALDAQHKFFRFNLAVSAHADVLMQRMLASVAHTGDLFVIISYTGRTRELVEVARLARENGASVLGLTAAGSPLANACSLSLHIPLPEDTDIYMPMTSRIIQLTVLDVLATGMTLRRGVDFQPHLRKIKESLNASRYPIEDDELN; encoded by the coding sequence GTGCGAAACCTCCTGGAACAGATCCAGGGACGCCTCGACGAGCTGAACAAGGCCGAACGCAAAGTCGCCGAAGTCATCCTGCTCAACCCGCAACAAGCCACCCGTTTCAGCATCGCTGCGCTGGCCCAGGCGGCCAAGGTCAGCGAGCCGACCGTCAACCGCTTCTGCCGCTCGTTCGGCGTCAGCGGCTACCCCGAACTCAAGCTGCAACTGGCGCAGAGCCTGGCCAGCGGCGCTGCCTATGTGAGCCGCGCGGTAGAGGCCGACGATGATCCGGCAGCCTATACCCAGAAGATCTTCGCCAGCGCCATCGCCTCGCTCGACAGCGCCTGCCAGCAGCTCGACCCACAGCAGGTCAGCCGTGCCGTGGACATGATGATCCAGGCGCGGCAGATCCACTTCTTCGGCCTGGGCGCCTCGGCCCCGGTGGCGCTGGATGCCCAGCACAAGTTCTTCCGCTTCAACCTGGCGGTGTCGGCCCACGCCGACGTACTGATGCAACGCATGCTGGCCTCGGTCGCCCACACCGGCGACCTGTTCGTGATCATTTCCTATACCGGACGTACCCGCGAACTGGTCGAAGTGGCGCGCCTTGCCCGGGAAAACGGCGCCTCAGTGCTGGGCCTGACGGCCGCCGGTTCGCCATTGGCCAATGCCTGCAGTCTGAGCCTGCATATTCCGCTGCCGGAAGACACCGATATCTACATGCCAATGACCTCGCGAATCATCCAGCTGACCGTGCTCGATGTGCTGGCCACCGGCATGACCTTGCGGCGTGGCGTGGACTTCCAGCCGCACCTGCGCAAGATCAAGGAAAGCCTCAACGCCAGCCGCTACCCGATCGAGGACGACGAACTCAACTGA
- the zwf gene encoding glucose-6-phosphate dehydrogenase translates to MAAISVEPCTFALFGALGDLALRKLFPALYQLDRANLLHPDTRLLALAREAGTAQQHLDSIEAHLRRHVPEADIEPAALGRFLGRLSYLHLDFLQPEGYQALAEQLQGEQPLIAYFATAAAVYGAICENLDKAGLAERTRVVLEKPIGHDLESSRRVNDAVARFFPENRVYRIDHYLGKETVQNLIALRFANSLFETQWNQNSISHVEITVAEKVGIEGRWGYFDKAGQLRDMIQNHLLQLLCLIAMDPPSELSADAIRDEKVKVLKALAPITGEGLSTRVVRGQYIAGYSDGKPVPGYLEEDNANAQSDTETFVALRADIRNWRWSGVPFYLRTGKRMPQKLSQIVIHFKETPHYIFAPEQRLQIGNKLIIRLQPDEGISLRVMTKEQGLDKGMQLRSGPLQLNFSDTWRSARIPDAYERLLLEVMRGNQNLFVRKDEIEYAWKWCDQLIAGWRNAGDAPKPYAAGSWGPMSSIALITRDGRAWYGDI, encoded by the coding sequence ATGGCTGCGATCAGTGTCGAACCTTGCACCTTTGCCCTGTTTGGCGCCCTCGGCGACCTGGCATTGCGCAAGCTGTTTCCAGCGCTCTACCAACTCGACCGGGCCAACCTGTTGCACCCGGATACCCGCCTGCTGGCCCTGGCCCGCGAGGCCGGTACGGCACAGCAGCACCTGGACAGTATCGAAGCGCACCTGCGCCGGCATGTACCCGAGGCTGATATAGAGCCTGCGGCGCTGGGGCGCTTCCTTGGCCGGCTGAGCTACCTGCATCTGGACTTCCTCCAGCCAGAGGGCTATCAGGCGCTGGCTGAACAGTTGCAGGGCGAGCAGCCGCTGATTGCCTATTTCGCCACGGCGGCGGCGGTGTACGGCGCCATCTGCGAGAACCTCGACAAGGCCGGTCTGGCCGAACGCACCCGGGTGGTGCTGGAGAAGCCCATCGGCCACGACCTGGAGTCGTCGCGCCGGGTCAATGACGCCGTGGCGCGGTTCTTCCCCGAGAACCGGGTCTACCGCATCGACCACTATCTGGGCAAGGAGACGGTGCAGAACCTGATCGCCCTGCGCTTTGCCAACAGCCTGTTCGAAACCCAGTGGAACCAGAATTCCATTTCCCATGTGGAGATTACCGTCGCCGAGAAGGTCGGTATCGAAGGCCGCTGGGGTTACTTCGACAAGGCCGGGCAGCTGCGCGACATGATCCAGAACCACCTGTTGCAGCTGCTCTGCCTGATCGCCATGGACCCGCCCAGCGAACTGTCTGCCGATGCCATCCGTGACGAGAAGGTCAAGGTGCTCAAGGCCCTGGCACCGATCACCGGTGAAGGCCTGAGCACCCGTGTGGTGCGTGGCCAGTACATTGCCGGCTACAGCGATGGCAAGCCGGTGCCCGGCTACCTCGAGGAAGACAACGCCAACGCCCAGAGTGACACCGAAACCTTTGTCGCCCTGCGTGCCGACATCCGCAACTGGCGCTGGTCGGGCGTGCCGTTCTACCTGCGTACCGGCAAGCGCATGCCGCAGAAACTGTCGCAGATCGTCATCCATTTCAAGGAAACGCCGCACTACATCTTCGCCCCGGAACAGCGTTTGCAGATCGGTAACAAGCTGATCATCCGCCTGCAACCGGACGAAGGCATTTCCTTGCGGGTAATGACCAAGGAGCAGGGCCTGGACAAAGGCATGCAACTGCGCAGCGGCCCGTTGCAGCTGAATTTTTCCGACACCTGGCGCAGCGCGAGGATTCCGGATGCCTACGAGCGGCTGTTGCTCGAGGTGATGCGCGGCAACCAGAACCTGTTCGTGCGCAAGGACGAAATCGAATATGCCTGGAAGTGGTGCGACCAGCTGATCGCCGGCTGGCGTAATGCGGGCGATGCGCCCAAACCTTATGCGGCCGGTTCCTGGGGGCCGATGAGCTCGATTGCTCTGATCACACGCGACGGGAGGGCGTGGTATGGGGATATCTGA
- the pgl gene encoding 6-phosphogluconolactonase, protein MGISELKLPGSVNVHELANAKALAMRQAHDVAARLREAIASKGQACVVLSGGRSPVPFLEQLASEDLDWASVTVSLADERWVPVEHADSNAGLLARHLFKGAAAKARFIGLYQQAENLDAAAIKADQALAELPPIDVLVLGMGDDGHTASLFPASPNLEAGLDLANPRRCLPLLAPSVPRQRLSMTRALLASAAFTALSVQGQGKLATLRAALAGSDLTEMPIRAFLHAPLDIYWCP, encoded by the coding sequence ATGGGGATATCTGAACTGAAACTGCCAGGCTCGGTGAACGTACACGAGCTGGCGAATGCCAAGGCCCTGGCCATGCGCCAGGCGCATGACGTGGCTGCACGCCTGCGTGAGGCGATCGCCAGCAAGGGCCAGGCTTGCGTGGTGCTGTCAGGCGGTCGCAGCCCGGTACCGTTCCTCGAACAGCTGGCCAGCGAAGACCTCGACTGGGCCAGTGTTACCGTCAGCCTGGCCGACGAGCGTTGGGTGCCGGTGGAGCACGCTGACAGCAATGCCGGCCTGCTGGCCCGTCATCTGTTCAAGGGCGCAGCGGCCAAGGCCCGTTTCATTGGCTTGTACCAGCAGGCGGAAAACCTCGACGCCGCCGCCATCAAGGCCGACCAGGCCCTGGCCGAGCTACCGCCGATCGATGTGCTGGTGCTGGGCATGGGCGACGATGGCCATACCGCCTCGCTGTTCCCCGCCAGCCCCAACCTGGAGGCCGGCCTCGACCTGGCCAACCCGCGCCGCTGCCTGCCTTTGCTGGCACCGAGCGTACCGCGCCAGCGCCTGTCGATGACCCGCGCACTGCTGGCCAGTGCCGCTTTCACTGCGCTGTCCGTGCAAGGGCAGGGCAAACTCGCTACCCTGCGCGCCGCGCTGGCTGGCAGCGACCTTACGGAAATGCCGATTCGCGCTTTTCTTCACGCCCCCCTGGACATCTACTGGTGCCCATGA